One genomic segment of Microbacterium maritypicum includes these proteins:
- a CDS encoding ROK family protein, which yields MTGADTADRSGRQIRVGLDVGGTKIDAVAVDPSGHIRGRLRRPTGWGDDAVVESIVMAVTALADESGFPLADVGSVGIGIPGLVDAEAGRVDHAVNLGVESLDLAEKAERALGVPFRVENDVKAAALGAAVLSGIAGSMAYLNLGTGVAAGIVIDGRIWRGARGTAGEVGHLSVDPHGRLCGCGQHGCVETFCGGGALAKAWGRPGALPIRDIFDAADAGDPLALSLRDDLYHGAAAAVRVLVLSADVETVVIGGGLTALGDRLENGIRAALHAGAEASPFMRSLRLDERIELLPAGSPAAAFGAALVGASITEKEIVPHG from the coding sequence ATGACGGGTGCAGACACGGCCGACCGCTCCGGTCGGCAGATTCGAGTGGGCCTGGACGTCGGCGGCACCAAGATCGACGCGGTGGCCGTCGACCCCTCCGGTCACATCCGCGGACGGCTGCGACGACCCACCGGATGGGGCGATGACGCCGTCGTCGAGAGCATCGTGATGGCCGTGACGGCGCTCGCCGACGAGAGCGGATTCCCCCTCGCCGACGTCGGCTCCGTCGGCATCGGCATCCCGGGGCTCGTCGACGCCGAGGCCGGGCGGGTGGATCACGCGGTCAACCTCGGTGTGGAGTCCCTGGACCTCGCCGAGAAGGCCGAACGCGCGCTCGGCGTGCCCTTCCGGGTGGAGAACGACGTGAAGGCCGCAGCCCTCGGCGCTGCGGTGCTGAGCGGGATCGCCGGCTCCATGGCGTATCTGAACCTCGGAACGGGCGTCGCCGCCGGCATCGTGATCGATGGGCGCATCTGGCGTGGCGCTCGGGGAACGGCCGGCGAGGTCGGTCACCTCTCCGTCGACCCGCACGGACGCCTGTGCGGTTGCGGACAGCACGGATGCGTCGAGACCTTCTGCGGCGGCGGTGCTCTGGCCAAGGCCTGGGGACGCCCGGGTGCGCTGCCGATCAGGGACATCTTCGACGCGGCGGACGCCGGCGATCCGCTGGCGCTCTCGCTTCGCGACGACCTGTACCACGGAGCCGCAGCCGCCGTGCGCGTGCTCGTGCTCTCCGCCGACGTCGAGACGGTGGTCATCGGGGGAGGGCTCACGGCTCTCGGTGACCGGCTCGAGAACGGCATCCGCGCGGCGCTGCACGCCGGCGCCGAGGCGTCACCGTTCATGCGGTCGCTCCGCTTGGATGAGAGAATCGAACTGCTCCCGGCGGGGTCTCCCGCCGCCGCATTCGGCGCCGCACTGGTCGGCGCCTCCATCACCGAGAAGGAGATCGTTCCGCATGGCTGA
- the nagB gene encoding glucosamine-6-phosphate deaminase, with translation MAEVVIVENAEAAGALVATEIVELIARRPDAVLGLATGSTPLPVYQALRSQLAGRDVSQVRGFALDEYVGIDPAHPESYRSVITREVVEPLGLDPQRIHVPNGAQATIQHAGDDYEAAIDAAGGVDLQILGIGTDGHIGFNEPGSSFASRTRVKTLTEQTREDNARFFDSIDDVPMHCITQGLGTILKARHLVLLAFGEGKAAAVAGAVEGPLTALLPGSAIQLHPHATIVVDEAAASRLALADYYRYTFANKPSWQGI, from the coding sequence ATGGCTGAGGTCGTCATCGTCGAGAATGCCGAGGCCGCCGGCGCTTTGGTCGCCACCGAGATCGTGGAGCTGATCGCCCGTCGTCCCGACGCGGTCCTCGGCCTCGCGACCGGATCGACCCCGCTGCCGGTGTACCAGGCGCTCCGCTCCCAGCTCGCGGGTCGCGACGTCTCCCAGGTGCGCGGCTTCGCCCTCGACGAGTACGTCGGCATCGACCCCGCGCACCCGGAGAGCTACCGCTCCGTCATCACGCGTGAGGTCGTCGAGCCGCTCGGACTCGACCCGCAGCGCATCCATGTCCCCAACGGCGCGCAGGCGACGATCCAGCACGCCGGGGACGACTACGAAGCGGCCATCGACGCCGCAGGCGGTGTCGATCTGCAGATCCTCGGTATCGGCACGGACGGGCACATCGGCTTCAACGAGCCCGGATCGTCGTTCGCGTCGCGCACTCGCGTGAAGACGCTCACGGAGCAGACCCGCGAGGACAACGCTCGCTTCTTCGACTCGATCGACGACGTGCCCATGCACTGCATCACGCAGGGGCTCGGGACGATCCTGAAGGCGCGTCACCTGGTGCTGCTCGCCTTCGGCGAGGGGAAGGCCGCAGCCGTCGCCGGCGCGGTCGAGGGGCCGCTCACGGCGTTGCTGCCCGGTTCCGCGATCCAGCTGCACCCGCACGCGACGATCGTGGTCGACGAAGCCGCAGCTTCGCGCCTCGCGCTCGCGGACTACTACCGCTACACGTTCGCGAACAAGCCTTCCTGGCAGGGCATCTGA
- a CDS encoding NUDIX hydrolase, with the protein MPDIHVSAAVIVDEAGRVLVVRKQGTSMFMQPGGKPEAGESAAQTLIRELHEELGLELDEADLQPLGSFVSAAANEPGHRVIAEAFATSVDPRAVTVQAELAELRWITPDDIATLPLAPLSVEHLLPIAWPASAG; encoded by the coding sequence ATGCCTGACATCCATGTGAGCGCGGCCGTGATCGTCGACGAGGCCGGACGAGTGCTCGTGGTCCGCAAGCAGGGCACGAGCATGTTCATGCAGCCGGGTGGCAAGCCCGAGGCCGGCGAGTCCGCGGCGCAGACGCTGATCCGCGAGCTCCACGAAGAGCTGGGGCTGGAGCTCGACGAGGCCGATCTCCAGCCGCTGGGCTCTTTCGTGTCCGCGGCCGCGAACGAGCCGGGTCACCGCGTCATCGCCGAAGCGTTCGCGACGTCCGTCGATCCCCGGGCGGTCACGGTCCAAGCCGAGCTCGCCGAACTGCGCTGGATCACCCCGGACGACATCGCCACACTCCCGCTGGCGCCCCTGAGCGTCGAGCACCTGCTCCCGATCGCCTGGCCCGCGTCGGCGGGCTGA
- a CDS encoding FAD-binding oxidoreductase yields MSVLSLLQESLGALVDTDEASLEDARADRSGHAAAGRPLAVVHAERVEDVQQTMRIATATRTPVVVRGAGTGLAGAANAGAGEIVLSLRRMTAISEIRPDDLLAVVEPGILNADLNAELATHGLWWAPDPASRDISTVGGNIATGAGGLLCAKYGVVRDAVLGVDLVLADGRLLHLGHRSVKGVTGLDLTALIVGSEGTLGVVVGATLKLRRLVPGETCTVTATFPGVRSAAAASAAVTAAGVQPAIMELMDAASLAAVHALLALPVPSAGTAQLAIQTDGPAAAEEADTIAAILRAHDGETVVSHDRVEGERLLAIRRSMHAAMASLGTTLIEDVSVPRSAMPAMFDEIARIEREYGITIPTVAHAGDGNLHPNFIFDGPETPPHVWAAADDLFRAAIRLGGTLTGEHGIGVLKRRWLVDELGDDQWQLQRQIAAVFDPLGILNPGKVFSLDA; encoded by the coding sequence GTGAGCGTACTGTCACTCCTGCAGGAGTCCCTCGGCGCGCTCGTCGACACCGATGAGGCATCGCTCGAGGATGCCAGAGCAGATCGTTCCGGCCACGCCGCTGCGGGGCGACCTCTCGCCGTCGTCCACGCCGAGCGTGTCGAAGACGTGCAGCAGACCATGCGCATCGCGACGGCCACGCGCACACCGGTCGTGGTTCGCGGCGCCGGTACCGGACTCGCGGGAGCCGCGAACGCCGGGGCGGGCGAGATCGTGCTGTCGCTGCGGCGGATGACCGCGATCAGCGAGATCCGCCCGGACGACCTGCTCGCCGTCGTCGAACCCGGCATCCTGAACGCCGACCTCAATGCCGAACTCGCCACGCACGGTCTCTGGTGGGCTCCGGATCCCGCCAGCCGCGACATCTCCACCGTCGGCGGCAACATCGCTACGGGCGCCGGCGGTCTGCTGTGCGCCAAGTACGGAGTGGTGCGCGACGCGGTGCTCGGCGTCGACCTCGTCCTCGCCGACGGCCGGCTGCTGCACCTCGGTCACCGCAGCGTCAAAGGCGTGACCGGCCTGGACCTCACCGCCTTGATCGTCGGCTCGGAAGGCACACTGGGCGTCGTGGTCGGAGCCACCCTCAAGCTGCGCAGGCTCGTGCCCGGCGAGACCTGCACCGTCACCGCGACCTTCCCCGGAGTGCGCAGTGCCGCCGCGGCCTCCGCCGCCGTGACGGCGGCGGGCGTGCAACCGGCGATCATGGAGCTGATGGATGCCGCCAGCCTCGCGGCCGTGCACGCCCTGCTTGCCCTCCCCGTCCCGTCTGCGGGCACGGCCCAGCTGGCCATCCAGACCGATGGGCCGGCTGCCGCTGAAGAGGCGGACACGATCGCCGCGATCCTGCGCGCCCACGACGGCGAGACGGTCGTCTCCCACGACCGTGTCGAGGGCGAGCGCCTCCTCGCCATCCGGCGGTCTATGCACGCGGCGATGGCCTCGCTGGGAACGACGCTGATCGAAGACGTGTCGGTGCCCCGCAGCGCCATGCCGGCGATGTTCGACGAGATCGCGCGCATCGAACGCGAGTACGGCATCACCATCCCGACGGTTGCCCACGCCGGCGACGGCAATCTGCACCCGAACTTCATCTTCGACGGGCCGGAGACCCCGCCGCACGTCTGGGCGGCGGCCGATGATCTCTTCCGCGCCGCGATCCGTCTCGGGGGCACCCTGACGGGCGAGCACGGCATCGGCGTCCTGAAACGCCGATGGCTCGTCGATGAGCTGGGCGATGACCAATGGCAGCTTCAGCGTCAGATCGCCGCCGTGTTCGATCCCCTCGGCATCCTCAACCCCGGAAAGGTGTTCAGCCTCGATGCCTGA
- a CDS encoding YrdB family protein produces the protein MPSDPAPVPGVERPVITALDIVRAVVLVVAVASLALWGFASWDLPWNIVIGVGAPVVVILVWALFLSPRPVLRVHPFLRAAVELLIYVGVTIAWWSMGQALIGTAFALVAVVAGVLSGRRALS, from the coding sequence ATGCCCTCGGATCCCGCTCCTGTTCCCGGCGTCGAGCGTCCGGTCATCACCGCTCTCGACATCGTCCGCGCCGTCGTCCTCGTCGTCGCCGTGGCCTCTCTCGCTCTGTGGGGCTTCGCGAGCTGGGATCTTCCCTGGAACATCGTCATCGGTGTCGGAGCGCCCGTCGTCGTGATCCTGGTCTGGGCGCTGTTCCTCTCGCCGCGCCCGGTGCTGCGTGTGCACCCCTTCCTGCGCGCAGCCGTCGAGCTGCTGATCTACGTCGGCGTCACGATCGCGTGGTGGTCGATGGGACAGGCACTGATCGGCACCGCATTCGCCCTCGTCGCCGTGGTCGCCGGCGTGCTCAGCGGTCGACGCGCGCTGTCGTGA